Proteins co-encoded in one Candidatus Ryanbacteria bacterium CG10_big_fil_rev_8_21_14_0_10_43_42 genomic window:
- a CDS encoding glyoxalase, with translation MNRVVHFEIQADNLERAATFYRDVFAWKIEKWEGGSMEYWMVMTAEKDSKELGINGGLLKRPTSAPDAMQGANAFVCTVDVDDFDTVAARIEAAGGRVAMPKFAIPHMAWQGYFLDTEGNTFGIHQPDENAQE, from the coding sequence ATGAATAGAGTTGTGCATTTCGAAATACAAGCAGATAATCTTGAGCGGGCGGCGACGTTTTATCGGGATGTTTTTGCATGGAAGATAGAAAAATGGGAAGGAGGATCTATGGAATATTGGATGGTAATGACGGCGGAAAAAGACAGTAAAGAATTGGGAATTAACGGAGGTTTATTAAAACGTCCGACAAGCGCGCCGGATGCCATGCAGGGCGCAAACGCATTTGTCTGTACGGTTGATGTGGATGATTTTGATACGGTTGCCGCGAGAATTGAAGCCGCTGGCGGGAGAGTCGCTATGCCTAAGTTTGCCATACCGCATATGGCGTGGCAGGGATATTTTCTCGATACGGAAGGAAATACTTTCGGCATTCATCAGCCCGATGAAAACGCGCAGGAATAA